The Hippea alviniae EP5-r region GGCTTTTCCGCCTGCATCCAAAATCTCTTTTGCCTGTCTGTGGTATTTTTTTAGCATATCTTCTGTCTTGCCAATATCGGTGATAATGCCGTCTTTTACGGCTATTCCGTAATCGCTTAAATGTTTGACTTCCTTTAGTTTCTCACCTTTTTTCAGTTTGCCGTCCGATGTAAAGATTTCAGCCCTGATAATGAGTAAGTCTATCATTTTTTCACACCCAATTTTGTTTTTACTAAGTCGTTTATTAGTTCGTCTTCTGCAATCTCTGGTTTTGTTATGGCGCCTTTTGAGTCAGAATTCCACTCATCAATTACTTCTAATGCGTTCTTATTTCTTGCCCATGCCCTTCTTGACACACCGACCATAACATCCCAATCTAAAGCCTTTTTAATGATTTCATCTTTCTCTTTTGAGCCGTCCAGAACGAGTCCGAAACCACCGTTTATTGCCTTTCCTATACCAACACCGCCGCCGTTAGACAGAACAACAAGACTCATGCCGCGCGCTGCGTTTCCAGCAAAGCAGTGGACAGCCATATCTGCCATTATATTGCTTCCGTCCTTGATATTTGCCGTCTCTCTGAAAGGTGAGTCTGTGCCGCCTGTATCATGATGGTCTCGTCCAAGCATTACCGGGCCTATTTCACCCTTTCTTATCATCTCGTTGAACTTTAAAGCTATCTTAACCCTTGTTTGAGCATCGGCATACAAGATTCTTGCTTCTGTTCCAACGACAAGCTTGTTGTTTTCGGCATTTACTATCCAGTGATAGTTATCCCTATCCTGCATTCTTCTATTTGGGTCTATAATCTCTGCTGCAGCTTTATCTGTTTTGATTAAATCTTCGTGTTTGTGTGATAGACAGACCCATCTAAAAGGACCATAGCCGTAATCAAAATACAAAGGTCCCATTATATCTTCAACATAAGATGGGAAGATAAAGCCTTCATCAGTTGTTTCACCATTCTTTGCGACTTCTTTTACGCCTGCATCATAGACGGCTTTTAGGAAGCTGTTGCCATAATCCCAGAAGTATCCGCCCTTTTTGTGCAGTATTTTTATCAGTTCAAAATGTTTCTTTAAGGATTTATTGACATACTCTACAAAGAGTTCGTGGTTTTCTTTAATCATTCTGCGTGCTTCTTCTAAGGTTAATCCTTGTGGTATATACCCACCATCGTAAGGCACATGACACGATGTCTGGTCGCTTATCAACTCTGGTTTTATGTTGTTTTCAACCATATATTCCAATAAATCCACAACATTGCCGTGATATGCTATCGATATGGGTTTTTTAGACTCAAGATGTTCACCTGCCACATCGAAGGCTTCCCTTAAACTGTCCGTTACAAAGCTTACCCATCCCTGATTCTTTCTTGTCTCAATACGGGAGTAATCCACTTCGGCTATAATTCCAACGCCACCTGCAATCTCGACTGCTTTAGCCTGAGCGCCACTCATACCGCCAAGACCAGAGCTTACAAACAGGTGTCCTTTTAAATCCGAATCCCACGGAACGCCTAAAAAGAGTCTTGCGGCGTTTAAGATGGTTATGTATGTGCCGTGCACTATTCCCTGCGGCCCTATATACATCCAACCGCCAGCTGTCATCTGGCCATAGTTTGCCACACCAAGCTGAGCCGCTATGTGCCAATCGTCGGGATTGTCGAACAGTCCAACCATCATAGAGTTTGTGTTTATAACGCGTGGTGCGTTTTTATGAGATGGGAATAGTCCTAAAGGATGCCCAGACATTACGACAAGCGTCTGTTCATCTGTCATCACTTCTAAGTATTTTTTTACGAGTCTATACTGCATCCAGTTCTGAAATACCTGGCCTGTCTCACCGTATGTGACAAGCTCGTAAGGATAAAGAGCTATCTCAAAATCCAAATTGTTGTCTATCATAACCTGAAAGGCTTTTCCTTCCAGTGTATTGCCTTCGTATTGGTCTATAGGTTTTCCCCAGATTCTTCCTTCAGGTCTGTATCTATATCCATAGATTCTGCCCCTTGTTAAAAGCTCGTCTAAAAACTCTTCGGCTATCTGCTCATGCAGGTGCTTAGGTATGTATCTCAATGCGTTTTTTAATGCCAATTTTGTTTGATACTCGTTTAGGTTGAAGTGTCTTGCTGGTGCCCTTCTTATGCCTTCAACAAACTTTGGGTATTCTGGCAACTCATTAGGTAAAGATACGATAAATGGGTTCATCTGTTTCCCTCCTTTTGTTTAGAAGAAGGGAGCTTTAGCCCCCTTCTAATTTGATGGTGTTATTATCTCTAGATTGTCTATCTCACCGAAATATGTAAACTGACCGTTTACAACCTTCTGTATTTGAACGGGTTTTATAACTTCACCGTTTTTCGTAAATCCTTTTATATCACCCGTTACGCCGTCGAAGTTCTTTATGCGGGCTAAAGCTTCCCTGATTTTTGCAGGGTTTGTGCTTTTTGCTTCTTTGATTGCTTCTGCAAGTATGTAAACTGCATCAAAACTTGAAGCACCGACCATGTCCGGCTCAAGATTAAACTGTTTTCTGTATTGTGCTATAAACCATCTTGCTATGGGTCTTTTGTCATCTCTGTTTAAGTCTGTTGTTATTATCGTGCCGTTAGCGGATTTGCCTGCTATTTTTAAGAACATAGGAGAGTCAAAACCTTCCTGACCCAAAAGCTGAGCCTTTATTCCAAGCTGTTTTGCCTGTTTTACGGTTAAAGCACCTTCAGAGTAATAACCAGTGCAATAGATTAAATCAGGGTTTAAGGCTTTAATCTTTGTCAGATAGGGTGTCATGTCTTTTTCACCAAGAGAAAAGCTTAAATTTGCCACAACTTTAGCACCGTTCTTTTCAGCTTCTTTTACAAAACCTTGAGATAGAGCTCTTCCGAAATCGTTATCCATTGTTAAAACGGCAACCCTTTTTGCATGTAAAATCTTTGTTGCCACATAGCCACCGGCTTTTCCTTCAACGCTTGCCAAGAAGCCAATTCTGAATACATAGTTTCCTGCCTTTGTTATGTCTGGATGGGTTGCATAAGCTACAACAAGTGGAATTCTGAATCTCTGATAGATTGGTGCTGCTGCCCTTGTGGGTGTTGAGTAAGAGCCGCTTACCACAGCTATAACCCTATCTTCCTGAACGAGCTTTCTTGCTATAGCCACTGCCTGCTGAGAGCTTACGGCATCGTCATAGACGACGAGTTTAATCTTTTTGCCCAATACTCCACCATTTTCGTTGATTTTTTCAACCGCCAGCATGGCTCCATGTTTTGCACTTGCACCATCAGCTGCAGCAAAGCCCGTTAAAGGTGCGAAAAAGCCAATTTTTATGACTCCAGCTGCAAAGGACGATGTTGTGGCGATAAACATAAAAACCAAACCAAAGATAAACGCTCTAAATTTCATAAAACACCTCCCTAAAAGGTTATTCCTTCAACAAGTTTAAATATAATCCTTGCAGCCAAAGCCGAAGTTTGATTGTCTATATCCAACTGTGGGTTGACTTCTGATATATCAAAACCTACAATCTTGTTGCTTTTTAGTATCGTGTAAAAGAGTGTTAAAAACTCCTTTATTTCAAGGCCAAACGGTTGTGGAGCACTTACGCCACAGGCTAAATAGCTTGCAAACACATCACTGCAGATGGTTAGATAAACACTCTCTTGCTCTTTTAAGAACTCATTTAAGTGCTTAATTGCATGCTGAACATTAAATCGTATCATCTCAATATCTATCCAGTCTGCGCCGTAATTTTTGGCAGTCTCAAACAGTTCTTGGGTGTTTGCTGATTTCTGTATACCTATACACAAATAGTTGAAGGGCTGATTAACTTTTTTGCAGATATCTCCAATCTGTCTAAACGATGTGCCGCTGCTTGGTGAAGCTGAGTAATCTCTCATGTCAAAGTGTGCATCAAAGTTTATAATTGCTGGCATCTTGCCTGTTGCTTTATATATTCCATAGATTGAGCCAAATGCCGTCTCATGGCCACCACCAAGCACAACAGGAAAAAGGGTTGATTCTTTGATTTGGGCAACCCTTTCTGCAAGTTTCATCTGAGACGACTCAAGATTGCCGTCAAACTCTATATCGCCTGCATCATACAAGCCCAGATTTTCAAAATGCCACGGCAGAGAAGCCAATGCCTTTCTTATGCTGATTGGCGCATCCTTTGCACCAAGTCTTCCTTTGTTCCTTTTTACGCCTTCATCACACCGAAAACCGACGATGCATATACCTTTTTCTTTTTTGTGCTTATCAAATGGTTTTACAACCTGATGCCACCTTAGTTGACTTTTTAAGTTTCCGTCAACCCTTCCTTTCCACACCATCTCAGCTCTCCAACCGTCTGTTTATATAGTTGACGATTTCACCATCTTCCAAAAGCCGTTTTACTTTCTCTATGTCTTCTGAAAAAACCCTATCTTCTTTTGCAAAGTTCACCTTTTCTCTGATTTTGTCATGAACCCACTCAATTAACGGTGTTGATTTCAATGGTCTTCTAAATTCCAACGCCTGAGCGCCAAGCAGAAACTCAACGGCTAAGATATAAATCAGGTTGTCTAAAACGGTGTTGAATTTTCTTGCAGATATTGAGCCCATGCTTACATGGTCTTCTTGACCCAATGATGTTGGTATGCTGTCTGCACTTGCAGGAAAGTTTAAGGTTTTGTTCTCGCTTGACAGTGCAGCAGTTAAATACTGCGTTATCATAAAACCTGAGTTTATGCCGACCTTCTCAAGCAGCATTTTTGGTAAACCTTCATCGTCGCCGGCAAGCAGAAGATAAACTCTTCTGTCTGAGATATTGCCAATTTCACTTGCCGCAAGGGTGGCATAATCAATAGCCAAAGCCAAAAGCTCGCCGTGAAAATTACCGCCACTTAGCACCGTATCCTTATCAAAAATCACGGGA contains the following coding sequences:
- a CDS encoding urocanate hydratase, which translates into the protein MNPFIVSLPNELPEYPKFVEGIRRAPARHFNLNEYQTKLALKNALRYIPKHLHEQIAEEFLDELLTRGRIYGYRYRPEGRIWGKPIDQYEGNTLEGKAFQVMIDNNLDFEIALYPYELVTYGETGQVFQNWMQYRLVKKYLEVMTDEQTLVVMSGHPLGLFPSHKNAPRVINTNSMMVGLFDNPDDWHIAAQLGVANYGQMTAGGWMYIGPQGIVHGTYITILNAARLFLGVPWDSDLKGHLFVSSGLGGMSGAQAKAVEIAGGVGIIAEVDYSRIETRKNQGWVSFVTDSLREAFDVAGEHLESKKPISIAYHGNVVDLLEYMVENNIKPELISDQTSCHVPYDGGYIPQGLTLEEARRMIKENHELFVEYVNKSLKKHFELIKILHKKGGYFWDYGNSFLKAVYDAGVKEVAKNGETTDEGFIFPSYVEDIMGPLYFDYGYGPFRWVCLSHKHEDLIKTDKAAAEIIDPNRRMQDRDNYHWIVNAENNKLVVGTEARILYADAQTRVKIALKFNEMIRKGEIGPVMLGRDHHDTGGTDSPFRETANIKDGSNIMADMAVHCFAGNAARGMSLVVLSNGGGVGIGKAINGGFGLVLDGSKEKDEIIKKALDWDVMVGVSRRAWARNKNALEVIDEWNSDSKGAITKPEIAEDELINDLVKTKLGVKK
- a CDS encoding ABC transporter substrate-binding protein, whose protein sequence is MKFRAFIFGLVFMFIATTSSFAAGVIKIGFFAPLTGFAAADGASAKHGAMLAVEKINENGGVLGKKIKLVVYDDAVSSQQAVAIARKLVQEDRVIAVVSGSYSTPTRAAAPIYQRFRIPLVVAYATHPDITKAGNYVFRIGFLASVEGKAGGYVATKILHAKRVAVLTMDNDFGRALSQGFVKEAEKNGAKVVANLSFSLGEKDMTPYLTKIKALNPDLIYCTGYYSEGALTVKQAKQLGIKAQLLGQEGFDSPMFLKIAGKSANGTIITTDLNRDDKRPIARWFIAQYRKQFNLEPDMVGASSFDAVYILAEAIKEAKSTNPAKIREALARIKNFDGVTGDIKGFTKNGEVIKPVQIQKVVNGQFTYFGEIDNLEIITPSN
- the hutG gene encoding formimidoylglutamase; translation: MVWKGRVDGNLKSQLRWHQVVKPFDKHKKEKGICIVGFRCDEGVKRNKGRLGAKDAPISIRKALASLPWHFENLGLYDAGDIEFDGNLESSQMKLAERVAQIKESTLFPVVLGGGHETAFGSIYGIYKATGKMPAIINFDAHFDMRDYSASPSSGTSFRQIGDICKKVNQPFNYLCIGIQKSANTQELFETAKNYGADWIDIEMIRFNVQHAIKHLNEFLKEQESVYLTICSDVFASYLACGVSAPQPFGLEIKEFLTLFYTILKSNKIVGFDISEVNPQLDIDNQTSALAARIIFKLVEGITF